The following are encoded together in the Thermovirga sp. genome:
- a CDS encoding pyruvate carboxyltransferase, producing the protein MATIHDKSATPWKTDKWFTSPWNFIPEVREGMQFSPNIQFHDVSLRDGEQ; encoded by the coding sequence ATGGCAACGATCCACGACAAGAGCGCGACACCATGGAAGACGGACAAATGGTTTACGAGCCCTTGGAATTTCATCCCCGAGGTCCGGGAGGGGATGCAGTTTTCCCCGAACATCCAGTTCCACGACGTGTCTCTCCGCGACGGCGAGCAACA